A genome region from Lentimicrobium sp. L6 includes the following:
- a CDS encoding S8/S53 family peptidase, with translation MRNIFTVLLLSFSFALMAQVAPNYYAIKFTDKDNNTYTLDNPEAFLSARSMERRVNQGISYDLTDLPITSSYVNQVAEIGVEVKRQVKWINTILVKTTNPTLIEEILALSFVESATKIADVNANPPIKPKNFFEVEEELEQNNIQASRLKSTSTLNYGQATEQIELINGIPLHDMGYQGQGMVIAVLDGGFIGVPDRIVFDSLYANGQILGARDFCSEENDPFAGSTHGTKVLSTMGANWPGQMIGTAPKADYWLLRTEYTDYENIIEEYNWLVGAAFADSVGADIINSSLGYTTFDDSNFDHTWNEINGNTAIVTIGADLAAKKGILPVNSAGNDGSSSWQYVGFPADGDSVFAIGATDYSGNIASFSSRGYPMDSRIKPNICAVGSGTTVADAYSDFISSANGTSFSSPTIAGMTACLWQANPEFNNKQIMDLLEMSASQASNPDKTYGYGIPDYEAANAFVGIETSPQKETASFEVYPNPSRDYIHLSLQSDISELRIYSSNGQLIYQTYGNQTDINVSKLNTGIYMIQVVIGNGVSQSKFYKE, from the coding sequence ATGAGGAATATTTTTACTGTTTTACTCTTGAGCTTTAGTTTTGCATTAATGGCTCAGGTAGCACCAAATTATTATGCAATTAAATTTACTGATAAAGATAATAATACCTATACACTTGATAATCCTGAAGCGTTTTTATCTGCAAGAAGTATGGAAAGAAGAGTAAATCAGGGGATTAGTTATGATCTAACAGATTTACCTATCACTTCTTCGTATGTCAATCAGGTTGCAGAAATAGGAGTTGAAGTGAAACGTCAAGTAAAATGGATCAATACCATATTAGTTAAGACTACAAATCCGACATTAATTGAAGAAATTCTTGCTTTGTCTTTTGTGGAGAGTGCTACAAAAATTGCCGACGTGAATGCTAACCCTCCTATTAAACCTAAAAACTTCTTTGAAGTAGAGGAGGAGCTAGAACAAAATAATATTCAAGCATCAAGACTAAAATCCACTTCTACATTAAACTATGGTCAGGCCACTGAACAAATTGAGTTGATTAATGGTATACCATTGCATGATATGGGATATCAAGGACAAGGAATGGTGATTGCCGTTTTAGATGGTGGTTTTATTGGCGTTCCTGATAGAATTGTTTTTGATTCTCTATATGCCAATGGACAGATTTTAGGAGCACGAGATTTTTGCTCTGAAGAAAATGACCCATTTGCAGGAAGTACTCATGGTACTAAGGTTTTATCTACCATGGGAGCCAATTGGCCTGGTCAAATGATAGGTACCGCTCCAAAGGCAGATTATTGGTTATTAAGAACGGAATATACCGATTACGAAAATATTATAGAAGAATACAACTGGTTGGTTGGAGCTGCATTCGCTGATAGTGTTGGAGCAGATATTATCAATTCTTCTTTGGGTTATACTACATTCGATGATTCAAATTTCGATCATACTTGGAATGAAATAAATGGAAATACAGCCATTGTTACAATCGGAGCTGATTTAGCTGCTAAAAAAGGTATTCTACCTGTAAATAGTGCAGGAAATGATGGAAGTAGTTCATGGCAATATGTTGGATTTCCAGCTGATGGTGATAGTGTTTTTGCAATTGGAGCAACTGATTATTCTGGGAATATTGCTTCTTTCAGCTCTAGAGGCTATCCTATGGATTCTCGAATTAAACCAAATATCTGTGCAGTAGGTTCTGGAACAACAGTGGCAGATGCTTACAGTGATTTTATTAGCTCGGCTAATGGTACTTCTTTTTCTTCTCCTACTATTGCAGGTATGACTGCATGTTTATGGCAAGCAAATCCTGAATTTAATAATAAACAAATAATGGATTTATTAGAAATGTCAGCTTCTCAGGCTTCTAATCCAGATAAAACTTATGGTTATGGAATTCCTGATTATGAAGCAGCCAATGCTTTTGTGGGAATTGAAACTTCCCCTCAAAAAGAAACTGCTTCTTTTGAAGTTTATCCAAATCCAAGTAGAGATTATATCCATTTATCATTGCAAAGTGATATTTCCGAATTAAGGATATACTCCAGTAATGGACAACTTATCTATCAAACCTACGGAAACCAAACAGATATTAATGTTTCTAAATTGAATACTGGGATTTACATGATTCAGGTTGTGATTGGAAATGGGGTTTCTCAATCGAAATTCTATAAAGAGTAA